The nucleotide sequence caacaaccaatcatgtgccaTCATTAATTATAatcattcactgtgatcaaCCGAAACATTACACAGgtacaaatgaatgaaaatatataaatgacaactttaacaacaaaaaataaaaattttcaaaaatatagtgttgtcatttttttttctcgatttgctGATATTTCTATtacttaggtatattttaatTATAGTACTTAACCCATCCTTATACTTAAGTAATCGTAGAAATCGAATAGAGCAtggattttaattttagaaagaACGTTAGGTAAATGTAGTTTTTATAAGACTTAATGTATTAATTAAAGCAattgattaataaaaaaaattgtaaaaatacctATCAGGCGTTAATTATTTagtgagatgaaaatttgacagCTGACATAATTTTATATGTAGCTCTTCCaatggttaggtaggtactccacACTGCACTTATTTCCTATTGCATTGCTGCAATTCTGCATAACTCAgctatacatataggtacctactacctaccattGATCTACTTTAATAATTACATATTCAGTTGAAGTTTGAAGttattcaaaattcgaattctaAAGAACAATTAACAATAAGTGGTAAAGCGACGCATAATTCATTGTAGCAAAACTGAgatgttcgaatttttttaacaaaaaaatggcCTACTGTTATGAAATCGTGCTTTTCTAATTGTAATTATACCTACGCATTGTTTCTTTTCTAATTGTAGTTACGGCGCTTACATTTGTCGACCAGTTAGAAAAATAATCGGTGTAGAATTCGAACTGAGAAATGGAAAAGTCCTATCTAAAGAACATGGAACTGCTGTTGTTGTAGCTAATCATCAATCTTTCTTCGATGTGTTAGGTGAgtccgcaaaaaaaaaactacctacctacctatatacttaggtataagTTCCACAATAtgcattgaattttcaatttaccaactaattattcatttttgaaatcaaggCATGTTTACGTTTTGGGATGTGATGGAGAAATGTACAGCGATTGCTCGTAAAAAAGTATTCTACATTTGGCCTTTCGGATTATTAGCGTGGATTGCTGGAGTAGTATTCATTGATCGAGTTCCTTCATACGAAAAAACTCACCAAACTATTAACAAAACTGCTGAATATGTTTGTAGGCAAAAGGTATGTATGTGTAGtaaaatattatgtacctacataaaacgTAACCATCCATAGTCTATTAGGGACACCGATTCTGAGTTAGCGTAAAATTTAGGCAGCCCTAACCAAAAACAAATCATTCGAAATAGGTACTGTGTAACAGAATAATTTCCAGAAATGTAATACGCTTTATATTACAGGCTAAATTATGGATGTTTCCTGAAGGAACAAGGAATAGAAACCCTGAAAAACTGTTACCTTTCAAAAAAGGCGCTTTCAGAGTAGCGATCTGTTGTCAAGTTCCTGTCATTCCAGTGGTATTTTCTCCGTATTATTTTATCGATGGAAAAACACATTATTTTGGCAAAGGTAAGTCTTCATTGGTTACGACAAACATTCATACCTATACGTAGAGTATAactaggtaccttacctatctaaTAAACTTGTAATGGAGCAAAGTTTAAAATTGCAATTGCGATGTGTTTTAGGTAAAGTTATTGTAGAAGCTTTAGAGCCAATTCCTACGAAAGGATTAACTTTGGACGATATCGACACGTTAATCGAAAAAGTTTAT is from Planococcus citri chromosome 1, ihPlaCitr1.1, whole genome shotgun sequence and encodes:
- the LOC135832825 gene encoding 1-acyl-sn-glycerol-3-phosphate acyltransferase beta-like isoform X1, giving the protein MEIASGSRHYESIVSFLIAYFNNVVWYPAIILLTAIILQYIFGYESKIRFFACYTAYLTYPAFFGTLVWPFFVLNMRQGVLNCLYGAYICRPVRKIIGVEFELRNGKVLSKEHGTAVVVANHQSFFDVLGMFTFWDVMEKCTAIARKKVFYIWPFGLLAWIAGVVFIDRVPSYEKTHQTINKTAEYVCRQKAKLWMFPEGTRNRNPEKLLPFKKGAFRVAICCQVPVIPVVFSPYYFIDGKTHYFGKGKVIVEALEPIPTKGLTLDDIDTLIEKVYNLMSAKNDEFRAMLKKQREQGKLPCCRNL
- the LOC135832825 gene encoding 1-acyl-sn-glycerol-3-phosphate acyltransferase beta-like isoform X2; its protein translation is MESYDKILDQLYPHYESIVSFLIAYFNNVVWYPAIILLTAIILQYIFGYESKIRFFACYTAYLTYPAFFGTLVWPFFVLNMRQGVLNCLYGAYICRPVRKIIGVEFELRNGKVLSKEHGTAVVVANHQSFFDVLGMFTFWDVMEKCTAIARKKVFYIWPFGLLAWIAGVVFIDRVPSYEKTHQTINKTAEYVCRQKAKLWMFPEGTRNRNPEKLLPFKKGAFRVAICCQVPVIPVVFSPYYFIDGKTHYFGKGKVIVEALEPIPTKGLTLDDIDTLIEKVYNLMSAKNDEFRAMLKKQREQGKLPCCRNL
- the LOC135832825 gene encoding 1-acyl-sn-glycerol-3-phosphate acyltransferase beta-like isoform X3, with translation MRQGVLNCLYGAYICRPVRKIIGVEFELRNGKVLSKEHGTAVVVANHQSFFDVLGMFTFWDVMEKCTAIARKKVFYIWPFGLLAWIAGVVFIDRVPSYEKTHQTINKTAEYVCRQKAKLWMFPEGTRNRNPEKLLPFKKGAFRVAICCQVPVIPVVFSPYYFIDGKTHYFGKGKVIVEALEPIPTKGLTLDDIDTLIEKVYNLMSAKNDEFRAMLKKQREQGKLPCCRNL